Proteins from one Xenorhabdus griffiniae genomic window:
- the uvrD gene encoding DNA helicase II, which produces MDVSYLLESLNDKQREAVAAPRSNMLVLAGAGSGKTRVLVHRIAWLLSVENASPFSIMAVTFTNKAAAEMRHRIENLIGTSQGGMWIGTFHSLAHRLLRAHHLDANLPQDFQILDSEDQHRLIKRLIKAMNLDDKQWPARQGMWYINGKKDEGLRPQHIESYGNPVEATWLKIYQAYQEACDRAGLVDFAELLLRAHELWLNKPQILQHYRERFTNILVDEFQDTNSIQYAWIRLLAGDSGKVMIVGDDDQSIYGWRGAQVENIQRFLKDSQGAETLRLEQNYRSTSNILKAANALIAHNSDRLGKNLWTEGSEGEQISLYCAFNELDESRYVVGRIKHWLDNGGALKECAILYRSNAQSRVLEEALLQASMPYRIYGGQRFFERQEIKDALSYLRLVANRHDDAAFERVVNTPTRGIGDRTLDVVRQVARDQQKTLWESSLVLIQEKVLAGRAASALQRFIELIDALETETQEMSLHVQTDRIIRDSGLWAMYQQEKGEKAQARIENLEELVTATRQFSYQDEDENLLPLQAFLSHAALESGEGQADAYQDAVQLMTLHSAKGLEFPQVFIVGMEEGMFPSQMSIEEGGRLEEERRLAYVGVTRAMEKLTLTYAESRRLYGKEVHHRPSRFIGELPTECVAEVRLRATVSRPVSHKRLGTPISANDSGYALGQRVRHPKFGEGTIINIEGSGEHCRLQIAFQGEGIKWLVAAYARLETGQ; this is translated from the coding sequence ATGGACGTTTCTTATCTGCTCGAAAGCCTCAATGATAAACAACGTGAAGCGGTCGCAGCTCCCCGTAGTAATATGTTGGTACTGGCTGGTGCTGGCAGTGGTAAAACGCGCGTGCTGGTTCATCGGATTGCCTGGTTACTGTCAGTTGAAAATGCCTCGCCGTTTTCTATCATGGCGGTCACGTTTACCAATAAAGCGGCTGCTGAGATGCGGCACCGAATTGAAAACCTGATTGGCACCAGTCAGGGTGGTATGTGGATTGGTACATTCCATAGCCTTGCTCACCGCTTGTTGCGCGCCCATCACCTTGATGCAAATTTGCCGCAGGATTTTCAGATCCTCGATAGCGAAGATCAGCACCGCCTCATCAAACGCCTCATTAAAGCGATGAATCTGGATGACAAACAGTGGCCTGCCCGTCAGGGAATGTGGTATATCAATGGCAAAAAAGATGAAGGATTGCGTCCACAGCACATTGAAAGTTATGGCAATCCGGTAGAGGCAACCTGGCTGAAAATCTACCAGGCTTATCAGGAAGCCTGTGACCGAGCAGGGTTGGTGGATTTTGCCGAATTGTTACTACGCGCCCATGAACTTTGGCTGAACAAGCCACAAATCCTGCAACATTATCGTGAACGCTTCACGAATATTCTGGTGGATGAATTTCAGGATACTAACAGTATTCAGTATGCCTGGATCCGTCTTCTGGCTGGTGATAGCGGTAAGGTCATGATTGTCGGGGATGATGACCAGTCCATTTATGGCTGGCGTGGTGCACAGGTAGAAAATATCCAGCGTTTCCTCAAGGATTCTCAGGGAGCGGAAACGCTCCGTCTGGAACAAAATTACCGTTCGACCAGCAATATCCTTAAAGCGGCCAATGCCCTGATTGCTCATAACAGTGATCGTTTGGGTAAGAATTTGTGGACAGAAGGCAGCGAGGGAGAGCAAATTTCACTTTATTGCGCCTTCAATGAATTGGATGAGTCCCGTTATGTTGTCGGCCGTATCAAGCATTGGTTGGATAATGGCGGTGCACTGAAAGAGTGTGCGATCCTGTATCGAAGCAATGCTCAATCCCGCGTTCTGGAAGAAGCCTTATTGCAGGCTTCCATGCCTTACCGTATTTATGGCGGCCAGCGTTTCTTCGAACGCCAGGAAATCAAAGATGCCTTATCCTACTTGCGTCTGGTCGCAAACCGTCACGATGATGCAGCTTTTGAGCGCGTGGTGAATACACCTACACGTGGCATTGGCGACAGAACACTGGATGTGGTGCGTCAGGTTGCGCGAGATCAGCAAAAAACTTTGTGGGAAAGTAGTCTGGTATTGATACAGGAAAAAGTGCTGGCTGGACGTGCGGCATCTGCACTGCAACGCTTCATCGAATTGATCGATGCGCTGGAAACAGAAACACAGGAGATGTCGTTGCATGTGCAGACCGATCGCATTATCCGTGATTCTGGCCTATGGGCGATGTATCAACAGGAAAAAGGCGAAAAGGCGCAAGCGCGTATTGAAAACCTTGAAGAATTGGTCACAGCAACCCGTCAATTTAGTTATCAGGACGAGGACGAAAACCTGCTGCCATTGCAGGCTTTCCTCTCCCATGCTGCGCTTGAATCGGGGGAAGGTCAGGCGGATGCCTATCAGGATGCGGTGCAACTGATGACCTTGCATTCAGCGAAGGGTTTGGAATTCCCGCAAGTTTTTATTGTCGGTATGGAAGAGGGCATGTTTCCGAGTCAGATGTCCATCGAAGAAGGCGGTCGGCTGGAAGAAGAGCGTCGTCTGGCCTATGTAGGCGTTACTCGGGCGATGGAAAAATTGACGCTGACTTATGCGGAAAGCCGTCGTTTGTATGGCAAGGAAGTCCATCATCGCCCATCCCGTTTTATTGGAGAATTACCGACAGAATGCGTGGCAGAAGTTCGTTTGCGAGCAACGGTATCCCGCCCGGTCAGCCACAAACGGCTGGGCACACCTATCAGTGCCAATGACAGTGGTTATGCTCTTGGACAGCGTGTACGTCATCCCAAATTTGGTGAAGGGACGATTATCAATATAGAAGGTAGTGGGGAACATTGCCGCTTGCAAATCGCGTTTCAGGGTGAAGGTATTAAGTGGCTGGTAGCCGCTTATGCCAGACTCGAAACAGGCCAATAA